In Magnolia sinica isolate HGM2019 chromosome 12, MsV1, whole genome shotgun sequence, a single genomic region encodes these proteins:
- the LOC131220030 gene encoding uncharacterized protein LOC131220030, translating into MKGTLLVNKKVSHHPMIVACHREGRGQKFWGDSNLKSKFWVRSNQLDPVGFLTLEFDDGEVFQWSKVTTFVFYQSPITKTWTVPFQEIIDMDDGIYEAVAGSDLIITRVAFRDNSSKHYINDRGSNFTKVTKKLKGKGVDLDNCNFSIIIIE; encoded by the exons GATTGTTGCATGCCACCGTGAAGGTAGAGGACAGAAATTTTGGGGAGACAGTAATCTAAAAAGCAAATTTTGGGTTCGTTCAAACCAGCTTGATCCTGTTGGTTTTCTAACTCTCGAGTTTGATGATGGTGAAGTTTTTCAATGGAGTAAG gTCACAACTTTTGTGTTCTACCAATCACCAATCACCAAAACTTGGACTGTTCCCTTTCAGGAGATAAttgatatg gatgatggaatatatgaagctgttgcaggaagtgaccttatcattactagagttgcatttcgagacaactcttcaaagcACTATATAAATGAtcgtggaagtaattttacaaaggtcactaagaaattgaaaggaaaaggagtagACTTGGACAATTGTAATTTCAGCattattataattgaatga